One Gordonia zhaorongruii DNA segment encodes these proteins:
- the murC gene encoding UDP-N-acetylmuramate--L-alanine ligase has product MTAPVTPSQRLPNQLARVHMVGIGGAGMSGLARILLARGGEVSGSDAKDSRGLLALRTRGAQIHVGHDPAALDLLDGGPTVVVTTHAAIPKDNPELVAARERGVPILYRPQVLALLMDGYRTLLISGTHGKTSTTSMAVVALQHIGSDPSFAIGGELNESGTNAHHGSGDVFVAEADESDGSLLEYTPDVVVVTNIEVDHLDFFGTEDAYVEVFDSFAAHIRTGGTLVICLDDPGSAKLGGRVARSLADRGVTVLGYGSGVHADLAPDVPLVAELLEVAPRGAGSTTAIRLHPPLTGAAVERSLSVTLPGRHMALNALGALAGCVRTGQDPDAVAEGIEGFGGVHRRFELRGRAREVDVYDDYAHHPTEVRAVLSAARDVVTYNQGRVIAVFQPHLYSRTAEFAAEFAAALSLADEVVVADVFGARETPQPGVSGRLISDEVTVPAVFVPNMSEIADAVAQRARHGDVVLTIGAGDITMQAASILSALADDE; this is encoded by the coding sequence ATGACGGCACCGGTGACGCCTTCGCAGCGACTGCCGAATCAACTGGCCCGCGTGCACATGGTCGGCATCGGCGGCGCGGGCATGTCGGGTCTGGCCCGCATCCTGCTGGCGCGTGGGGGAGAGGTGTCCGGTTCGGACGCCAAGGACTCGCGTGGGCTGCTGGCGCTCCGTACGCGCGGCGCGCAGATCCACGTCGGCCACGACCCGGCGGCGCTCGACCTGCTCGACGGCGGACCCACCGTGGTGGTGACCACTCACGCCGCCATTCCGAAGGACAATCCGGAACTGGTGGCGGCCCGCGAGCGGGGCGTCCCCATCCTGTACCGCCCGCAGGTACTCGCACTGCTGATGGACGGTTACCGGACGCTGCTGATCTCGGGCACGCACGGTAAGACGTCGACCACGTCGATGGCGGTCGTTGCGCTGCAGCACATCGGGAGTGATCCGTCCTTCGCGATCGGCGGCGAACTGAACGAATCGGGCACCAACGCACATCACGGCAGCGGCGACGTGTTCGTCGCGGAGGCCGATGAGAGCGACGGTTCGTTGCTCGAGTACACGCCGGATGTCGTGGTAGTGACCAACATCGAGGTCGATCACCTCGACTTCTTCGGGACCGAGGACGCGTACGTCGAGGTGTTCGACTCGTTCGCGGCGCACATCCGGACCGGTGGAACCCTCGTGATCTGTCTCGACGATCCCGGGTCGGCGAAGCTCGGCGGCCGAGTGGCACGAAGTCTCGCGGACCGAGGAGTGACGGTACTGGGGTACGGCTCCGGCGTCCACGCCGATCTGGCGCCCGACGTGCCGCTCGTCGCCGAGCTGCTCGAAGTGGCCCCGAGAGGTGCGGGCAGCACCACGGCGATCCGGCTCCACCCGCCGCTCACCGGGGCCGCCGTGGAGCGTTCGCTGTCGGTGACGCTCCCAGGACGGCACATGGCGCTCAACGCGCTCGGTGCGCTCGCCGGATGCGTGCGCACCGGTCAGGATCCGGATGCCGTCGCGGAGGGCATCGAGGGATTCGGCGGCGTCCACCGCCGGTTCGAGTTGCGTGGCCGGGCGCGCGAGGTGGACGTCTACGACGATTACGCCCACCACCCGACCGAGGTGCGGGCGGTCCTGTCAGCTGCTCGCGACGTGGTCACCTACAACCAAGGCCGGGTCATCGCGGTGTTCCAACCGCACCTGTACTCGCGTACCGCCGAATTCGCCGCCGAGTTCGCAGCCGCCCTGAGCCTCGCCGACGAGGTGGTCGTCGCCGATGTCTTCGGTGCGCGTGAGACGCCGCAGCCGGGAGTCAGCGGCCGTCTCATCTCCGATGAGGTGACCGTGCCCGCGGTGTTCGTTCCCAACATGTCCGAGATCGCGGACGCGGTGGCTCAGCGTGCGCGGCACGGTGACGTGGTTCTGACCATCGGCGCGGGTGACATCACGATGCAGGCCGCGTCGATCCTGTCGGCGCTGGCCGACGACGAGTGA
- the ftsZ gene encoding cell division protein FtsZ: MTPPHNYLAVIKVVGIGGGGVNAVNRMIEQGLKGVEFIAINTDAQALLISDADVKLDIGRDSTRGLGAGANPDVGRVAAEDAKDEIEELLKGADMVFVTAGEGGGTGTGGAPVVASIARKLGALTVGVVTRPFSFEGKRRGGQADAGITALRESCDTLIVIPNDRLLQLGDSQLSLMDAFRSADEVLLNGVQGITDLITTPGLINVDFADVKGVMSDAGSALMGIGASRGEGRASKAAQAAINSPLLEASMEGARGVLISIAGGSDLGLFEINDAATQVQEAAHEEANIIFGTVIDDNLGDEVRVTVIAAGFDGGTPRKRSEVPAAGAHAAGSGSVANASAGEVTRSESPKDPLFGAERESAGNPFSEPAPRRNSLRFDDDDVDVPDFMK; encoded by the coding sequence ATGACGCCACCCCACAACTACCTGGCTGTGATCAAGGTCGTCGGCATCGGCGGCGGCGGCGTCAACGCCGTCAACCGGATGATCGAGCAGGGGCTCAAGGGTGTTGAATTCATCGCGATCAACACCGATGCTCAAGCGCTGCTCATCTCCGACGCCGACGTCAAACTCGATATCGGCCGCGACTCGACGCGCGGGCTCGGTGCGGGCGCGAACCCGGACGTGGGTCGGGTAGCCGCCGAGGACGCCAAGGACGAGATCGAGGAACTCCTCAAGGGTGCCGACATGGTGTTCGTGACCGCGGGTGAGGGCGGTGGAACCGGCACGGGTGGCGCACCCGTCGTCGCGTCCATCGCCCGCAAGCTCGGCGCACTGACCGTCGGCGTGGTCACCCGGCCGTTCTCGTTCGAGGGCAAGCGGCGCGGCGGCCAGGCGGACGCGGGCATCACCGCGCTGCGCGAGTCGTGCGACACCCTGATCGTCATCCCGAACGACCGTCTGCTGCAGCTCGGTGATTCGCAGCTCAGCCTGATGGACGCGTTCCGCAGCGCCGACGAGGTTCTCCTCAACGGTGTCCAGGGCATCACCGATCTGATCACCACACCGGGACTGATCAACGTCGACTTCGCCGACGTCAAGGGCGTCATGAGCGATGCGGGCAGTGCCCTGATGGGGATCGGCGCATCGCGCGGGGAGGGTCGGGCGAGCAAGGCGGCCCAGGCAGCGATCAACTCGCCGCTCCTCGAGGCGTCGATGGAAGGCGCCCGCGGTGTGCTCATCTCCATCGCAGGCGGCAGCGACCTCGGCCTGTTCGAGATCAACGACGCTGCGACTCAGGTGCAGGAGGCTGCGCACGAGGAGGCCAATATCATCTTCGGCACGGTGATCGACGACAACCTGGGCGACGAGGTCCGCGTGACCGTCATCGCCGCCGGTTTCGACGGTGGCACTCCGCGTAAACGTTCCGAGGTCCCCGCGGCCGGTGCGCACGCGGCCGGCTCGGGTTCGGTCGCGAATGCGAGTGCGGGTGAGGTCACTCGGTCCGAGAGCCCCAAGGATCCGCTGTTCGGAGCCGAGCGCGAATCCGCCGGGAATCCGTTCAGTGAGCCGGCACCCCGCCGGAACTCGCTGCGCTTCGACGACGACGACGTCGACGTCCCCGACTTCATGAAGTGA
- the murG gene encoding undecaprenyldiphospho-muramoylpentapeptide beta-N-acetylglucosaminyltransferase produces the protein MSKTTGAGGTPLSVVVAGGGTAGHVEPALAVADAVRQLDPTARITALGTTRGLETRIVPERGYDLKLIPPVPLPRKPGMELAKTPWRVMKSVAATRKVFAEVDADVVVGFGGYVALPAYLAARSWFRGASRLPVVIHEANASAGIANKVGARFADRVLAAVPDCGLAAHVVGIPVRGAITELDRTAVRARAREFFGLDPDAPTLLVFGGSQGAQRLNEAVAPAATALGAAGIGVLHAYGPKNTISPVSPPGSPAYVGVSYLNRMDLAYAAADLVMCRSGAMTVAEISATGLPAVYVPLPHGNGEQRLNALPVESAGGCLIVDDDVVTAEWVGREVPALLADTERLKTMGAAASGVGHRDAAAAVATAALQLAQERRAR, from the coding sequence GTGAGCAAGACAACTGGAGCCGGCGGTACCCCGTTGTCGGTCGTCGTCGCGGGTGGCGGCACGGCAGGACACGTCGAACCCGCGCTCGCGGTCGCTGACGCGGTGCGTCAGCTGGACCCCACGGCGCGCATCACCGCGCTCGGCACGACACGCGGTCTTGAGACCAGAATCGTGCCCGAACGCGGTTACGACCTGAAGCTGATACCTCCGGTTCCACTGCCGCGTAAGCCGGGCATGGAACTGGCGAAGACCCCATGGCGCGTCATGAAGTCGGTGGCGGCCACCCGCAAGGTGTTCGCCGAGGTGGACGCGGACGTGGTGGTCGGATTCGGCGGATACGTCGCACTGCCCGCGTACCTGGCAGCGCGCAGTTGGTTCCGCGGAGCGTCCCGGCTGCCCGTGGTGATCCACGAGGCCAACGCCAGCGCCGGCATCGCCAACAAGGTCGGCGCCAGATTCGCCGACCGCGTTCTCGCGGCGGTGCCCGACTGCGGGCTCGCTGCGCACGTGGTCGGAATCCCGGTACGCGGAGCGATCACCGAACTCGACCGGACCGCGGTTCGCGCTCGGGCTCGCGAGTTCTTCGGACTCGATCCTGATGCGCCGACCCTGCTCGTCTTCGGCGGTTCGCAAGGCGCTCAGCGGCTGAACGAGGCGGTGGCGCCCGCGGCGACCGCACTCGGCGCAGCCGGAATCGGCGTCCTGCACGCGTACGGACCCAAGAACACGATCAGCCCGGTTTCGCCTCCGGGGTCGCCGGCTTACGTCGGCGTCAGCTACCTGAACCGGATGGATCTCGCATACGCCGCCGCCGACCTGGTGATGTGCCGGTCGGGGGCGATGACGGTTGCGGAGATCTCGGCGACCGGTCTCCCCGCGGTCTACGTCCCGCTCCCGCACGGCAACGGCGAGCAGCGACTCAACGCACTGCCCGTCGAAAGCGCCGGCGGCTGCCTCATCGTCGACGACGACGTGGTGACCGCGGAATGGGTGGGCCGGGAGGTTCCGGCACTGCTCGCCGACACCGAACGGCTGAAGACGATGGGCGCCGCCGCGTCGGGGGTCGGCCATCGCGACGCCGCAGCCGCGGTGGCGACGGCCGCACTGCAACTGGCGCAGGAGAGGAGGGCACGATGA
- a CDS encoding cell division protein FtsQ/DivIB yields the protein MSRGSTARRPGRLSVVLAMLGLVALVGGAVAVAYYSPLMSVRSVEVTGATAVDENRVRELAQAPSGMPLLQVDTGAIANRIAVLPAVEEVRVERSYPSALTIEVTERVPVVLVEQDGKLGVMDRIGVVYATYADRKALPKEFAALPELTTPNPGPRDPTTEAVITTVQGLPDWLATKVVAADAASPSDIVLTLKSGRRAVWGGEDRSDDKAATLAQLLKMPGREFNVSSPEFPAVN from the coding sequence GTGAGCCGCGGCAGCACGGCCCGTCGCCCGGGCCGGTTGAGCGTGGTCCTGGCGATGCTGGGGCTCGTCGCGCTCGTCGGAGGAGCGGTCGCGGTCGCGTACTACTCGCCCCTGATGTCCGTGCGGTCGGTGGAGGTCACCGGAGCGACGGCGGTGGACGAGAACAGGGTGCGCGAACTCGCTCAGGCGCCGTCCGGCATGCCCCTGCTTCAGGTCGATACCGGAGCGATCGCCAACCGGATCGCCGTGCTGCCCGCAGTGGAGGAGGTGCGGGTGGAGCGCAGCTATCCGTCCGCACTGACGATCGAGGTGACCGAGCGCGTGCCGGTCGTACTGGTGGAGCAGGACGGGAAGCTCGGAGTGATGGACCGGATCGGTGTCGTCTACGCGACGTACGCCGACCGCAAGGCCCTTCCGAAGGAGTTCGCCGCGCTGCCCGAGCTCACGACACCGAATCCTGGGCCACGTGATCCGACCACCGAGGCGGTGATCACGACGGTGCAGGGCCTTCCGGATTGGCTGGCGACCAAGGTCGTCGCGGCGGACGCCGCTTCGCCCTCGGACATCGTGCTCACGCTCAAGAGCGGGCGGCGCGCGGTCTGGGGAGGCGAGGATCGGTCGGACGATAAGGCGGCGACGCTCGCGCAGCTTCTCAAGATGCCCGGACGCGAGTTCAACGTGTCCAGCCCGGAGTTTCCGGCCGTCAACTGA